A stretch of the Nothobranchius furzeri strain GRZ-AD chromosome 5, NfurGRZ-RIMD1, whole genome shotgun sequence genome encodes the following:
- the csf3r gene encoding granulocyte colony-stimulating factor receptor, giving the protein MMLSSWMLVTAVLVTSAGGASDEDDTQPCAKVHTSSSAVPLGSPVTATCVIRKDCLLVTAQAAPIEWRLGSDFIPSSPVANERFRVSKVVVSSFNHTRAVLTCGVCLPDNESSFQIYAGVEIRAGYPPQIPQNLNCQANFTYRPTLTCRWDPGLQETHLPTKYTLYTQIWDLDKNYTYELPSGVHHYTIPRSNFVLFSEMKIYVKAENNLGEAASVPIILEPVGAAKFDPPKIRAITADPKRLGCLKLVWRLSQNQEWMYFNCLNLQVQFKAAGSGQWSDPLTFPNRTRSPRPMDLCRLLPGTEYLAQIRVQYKQSPWSEWSSSKSGVTPETAPVGRLNTWMKVSKSQMHKQLDVQLFWKPSRRFRANGQNVSYVVSLQKRLGERWKVCSTGMNHCTFKLSARVKTVYLTAVNRAGASSPTEVWIYQTKAQTAVLDVTAVPHDGSFLVQWTTAAPSDLTGYVVEWRPLLKSDLSHILFEIVDKNQSSLSLYGSFEPYKPYGISVYPRFKDGIGPPQTVDAFLQQKAPDVAPKMQIKKIWKSSFELSWDEIPLEQRNGIIKDYKVFYWEDKGVVKAVTVEPKERTVILRDLNTGTLCEAFMMVSTFGGSLNGSTIHFEVEPFDVVAVAMTVIASGVGLMIFIIITVLTCLIKHKRLKGHFCPAVPDPANSSVKRWTLESNQYIRSSWESEEPNPVYLSHLSFLESTAILNKEDDVWLNSTDDTSDLGESICGSPFTPGCSGSNSDSVPYATVFFSGPPLKQPHVYLRSQSTQPLLETEESFSPKCYQNVTRDEMSREQCFFSPCDGCSPEREKESTIVWDDFPFLQALAMNDAEND; this is encoded by the exons ATGATGTTGTCTTCATGGATGTTGGTGACGGCCGTGCTGGTCACATCTGCCGGTGGGGCGAGCGACG AGGACGACACCCAGCCATGTGCGAAGGTCCACACCTCGAGCTCGGCTGTGCCTCTGGGGTCACCTGTCACCGCCACCTGCGTCATCAGAAAGGACTGCCTTCTGGTCACCGCACAAGCTGCTCCGATTGAGTGGCGTCTTGGCTCTGACTTTATTCCCAGCAGCCCCGTGGCCAATGAGAGGTTCAGGGTTTCTAAGGTTGTGGTATCTAGCTTCAATCACACCAGGGCAGTCCTCACCTGCGGCGTTTGTTTACCCGACAACGAGTCTTCATTTCAAATCTATGCAGGAGTTGAGATCCGAGCTGGAT ATCCACCACAAATCCCCCAGAACCTGAACTGTCAGGCAAACTTCACCTATCGCCCCACCCTCACCTGTAGATGGGACCCAGGACTGCAGGAGACACACCTCCCGACAAAATACACCCTCTACACTCAGATATG GGACTTAGACAAGAATTATACCTATGAGCTACCTTCAGGAGTCCACCACTACACCATCCCTCGCTCTAACTTTGTTCTGTTCTCTGAAATGAAAATCTACGTGAAGGCGGAGAATAACCTTGGAGAGGCAGCATCAGTGCCCATCATCCTGGAGCCAGTTGGTGCAG CAAAGTTTGACCCACCAAAGATTCGAGCCATCACAGCAGACCCCAAAAGGTTGGGCTGCCTGAAGCTGGTGTGGCGCTTGTCCCAAAATCAGGAATGGATGTACTTTAACTGTTTAAACCTACAAGTGCAGTTTAAAGCTGCTGGCAGCGGCCAATGGTCCGACCCACTG ACCTTCCCAAACAGGACTAGATCGCCCAGACCGATGGATTTGTGTCGTCTCCTTCCTGGGACTGAGTATTTAGCCCAGATCAGAGTCCAATACAAGCAGAGCCCCTGGAGCGAGTGGAGCAGCAGCAAGTCTGGAGTCACCCCGGAGACAG CTCCTGTTGGACGTTTGAACACGTGGATGAAGGTTTCCAAAAGCCAAATGCACAAGCAGCTCGACGTACAATTGTTCTGGAAG CCATCAAGACGTTTCCGCGCAAACGGACAAAATGTGTCCTACGTGGTCTCGCTCCAGAAACGGCTTGGTGAAAGGTGGAAAGTGTGCTCCACAGGCATGAATCACTGTACTTTCAAGCTTTCTGCAAGAGTAAAGACAGTATATCTGACAGCTGTGAACAGAGCAGGAGCATCTTCCCCTACTGAAGTGTGGATTTACCAAACTAAAG CTCAGACGGCGGTGTTGGATGTCACAGCTGTTCCTCATGATGGATCATTCTTGGTCCAGTGGACAACCGCGGCCCCATCAGACCTCACTGGTTACGTGGTAGAATGGAGGCCTTTGTTAAAATCAGACCTCTCACACATCCTGTTTGAAATTGTGGACAAAAACCAGTCCAGTCTTTCCCTTTATG GCAGCTTTGAGCCCTACAAGCCCTACGGGATCTCCGTATATCCCAGATTTAAGGATGGGATCGGGCCTCCGCAAACTGTTGATGCCTTCTTGCAACAAAagg CTCCAGATGTGGCTCCTAAAATGCAAATTAAAAAGATCTGGAAGTCATCTTTTGAGCTTTCCTGGGATGAGATACCTTTAGAGCAAAGGAACGGGATAATCAAAGACTATAAAGTCTTCTACTGGGAGGACAAAGGAGTAGTTAAGG CTGTGACTGTAGAGCCAAAAGAGAGAACAGTGATCCTGAGAGACCTGAACACCGGGACTCTGTGTGAAGCGTTCATGATGGTCAGCACGTTTGGCGGGAGCCTGAATGGGTCAACGATTCATTTTGAAGTCGAGCCCTTTG ACGTGGTCGCTGTTGCAATGACTGTAATTGCTTCAGGTGTTGGATTGATGATTTTTATAATAATTACCGTCCTGACTTGTTTAATCAAACACAAAAG GTTGAAGGGGCACTTTTGTCCCGCTGTTCCTGATCCAGCCAACAGCAGCGTGAAACGATGGACATTAGAATCAAATCAG TACATCCGTTCTTCCTGGGAAAGTGAGGAGCCAAATCCAGTATATCTGTCGCACCTTAGCTTCCTGGAGTCGACCGCAATTCTGAACAAAGAAGATGACGTTTGGTTAAACAGCACTGATGACACCAGTGATCTTGGAGAGTCCATTTGTGGTTCGCCGTTTACTCCTGGATGTTCTGGTTCTAACAGCGACTCTGTTCCTTATGCCACTGTCTTCTTCTCCGGCCCGCCACTCAAACAGCCTCATGTCTATCTGCGCTCACAATCCACGCAGCCCCTCTTAGAAACAGAAGAGTCTTTCAGTCCCAAATGCTACCAGAACGTGACGAGGGATGAGATGTCAAGGGAGCAGTGTTTTTTCAGTCCATGTGATGGTTGTTCACCTGAACGAGAGAAAGAGTCCACCATTGTTTGGGATGACTTTCCTTTTCTCCAGGCATTAGCAATGAATGATGCAGAAAATGACTGA